ATGTCGATCCCCTAAATCAAGCGAGTGTCTCAACTATTGGCTATAGTGTTACCCCTTCTACTTACTCTTCGTTGATAACAAACAGTTTGCAAATGGTTGAGTGGCTAGCAATTGTGTACGACAAGCCAGGTACAGACAGAACTGAATTGAGACCGTTACATCTCAAGGACATTCCACCCGCAGTTGAATCTGGTATTGTCACTAATGCGGGGGCTATATACCATGGATTAGACTTTGAAGGCAAACCCTCAGAGTTTGCAGGAAGTGCCTTCAACTTAGTCGCAGATACCAAGGAAGAAGCAttggaatttttgaaaaaggatgTCTACGCAAAATCTGGAATCTGGGATGTTGACAACATTCTGATATTCCCTTACGGTTGCGCCTACAGAAAGGGTAAAGATCTACCTAAATAGATATATTAAAGACTGAAATCAACACTGTTTAGTAACCGACAGAAATCAAATAATCAGCTAACTTTTCTACAATCAATGTAGCCTCTCCAGCTTCCACACCTGGAGGGTAATGAGCAATCAGGATGGCCTGCTTAGTTTTGACAGCAATGATACCCTCAGTCTCATGTCTTCCATAGATGGAACGCtcatcatttttcaaaagaaagtaTTTCTGGCCCTTGATGTGCAATCCTGTAGCTTGCAGCCCTGAAGGGTCTTTGAAACCAGCAACCAATTCTTGGATTTCGTTCGGGAGAAGAGTAAGATCATTTGTGGTAGCCCACTGCGAGTCTCCAGCAGCACTGTAGATGGCAGCCCGATCTAGTTTGTTGGTGGCAATGAGGTTATCGGTGTAAGCTAAAGCGAAGTGTTAGtaggaagaagaggatggTTCATTTGAAACAAGGGCCACAATGCTCATAGCCAATGCTGTGGTGGCTGATGATTGATTGACATGAGTTCATTACATACCATTCCAAGACATTTTATTGGGCTCTTTGTAGTGGTATATTGACAATCTGGTAGGTTATGTTCAATAAGAAGGTTGTGATTGTCTTTAAACCGAATCCAGAAACAGAGTTACCCGGCGCTTTGGCGTATAATTTATTTTACATACTTATTGACCACTTTCTATGTAGAGATGAGATTATAGTTCTTACTATTATACAGACAATACCTactcctcttcctcttcatcatcgtctaGGATGACCCTTCTTTTCTTGCGCGGCGCATCGTCCCTTTGGCTGGCGTTGTCGGCCTCTTCCGATTTGACTGGCTCAGATTGTGCTTGTTCGCCCTCATTAGTATATTTCGAAGCTCCAGCCCTCTTAAGTCGGTTGAGTCTTTCAGCTGcttcttcgtcatcctcttcgtcatcatcaccttcattttcagactcttcatcagcggaatcattttcaacagcttcttcttcttcttcgtcatcgATAATAAACCCATCGTCTTCGTACCCATTGTTTCGCCTGCTAGCTAGAGTTCTACCAATGGCAacatcatcgtcatcgtcatcttcatcgGCGGCGTTGTACATTTGAGAGGCACGTGATGGCCTTGATCTTGAAGTACTCACGGCATAACTATCGTAgtcctcctcttcttcagcttgTTTTCTTCTACGTTCCAATCTGTATcgttcattttcttgaGATTCCAATCTTCTCTGCCTTTCCTCTGGATCTTCCTTAGTAACGACGCTCCTGGCATAAGATTCCTTTTTCTGTTTGGCTGAAAGTGCCTTTGCGAGTTTTTGATGAGTAGTACTTTGGAAAGAAGCCGGAACCAATTTGACAGACTTGGATAGTGTGGACTCTGTCATTAAAATCCCCTCCTCGTTATGTTCTGAAACAAGATAGTTGTCATCAGTATTAGTGGTGAACATGTCAAAAATTTCGCTTCCGACCCTCAACGAGTACGTTCCATCTTCCCATTGAATTATTTGCGAGttagtttctttgaaaattccACCAGTTTCCGACTTGGCATATCTCCACCTCACAGTATTCACCGCTATAAGCTTGTCCAGCAATTCTTGATTCTTATCTTCGTGTGTTTTGACATTCATTTCGAATGGCCTAGGGTCGAATGGTTCCGCATTGATGTCCAAGAAGTCTGGCAATTTTACTACCCATCTGTCTTGCTTCCCTTGGGGTATGTGACTCTTGGGATGTATAGGCAGAGAGATATCTAGGGTTTCCCCATTATCATATACGGATTTTGTGTGTGAAGTCACTTTAGCTTCGGGTTTACCTGCTTTCTCTtgttcatcttcctcagcGTCGTTGCTTGAATCGTCCAATTGACCTGGCTTTGCTTCAGGTTGTTCGTCGTCGTCATCTCCAAAAAGGTCTAAcccatcatcatcaacatcaCTGGTATTCGCATCTAAAACTGGATCAGGAGACTCTTCTCCAGAGTGTCTGTTCTGCTCAAGTTCCTGGGACATGTCGTTTGTTATTCTCTCCCTCTTAGGTTGGCTTTTTTCATCATCGAGTAGGATACCAGATTCTTGGTGTAAAGGTGTTACACTATCAAGTTCAGATATCTAGTTCAAGGCGAAGAGTGTCTGGAGGCCACTAAGAGGAAGGAATGGAACGGATGAAGTAAGGATAGGCAGCAAGTATAAACTGGGTAGCCGCTTTAGTGCAGTTGGCTTTCTATCAAGGAAATTTgttttttccctttttcAGCTGGGACTAATAAACGCTTCCCCAGATAAGTTTACAATGGACAAAACTCAGATCGAGAAGTCTTCTCCAACAAGTCTTTTGTGCCAACTCCATAGCTCAATCAGTCAAGCCACCATTTTATTCGTTGTTTGCAATTGAGTCTATAAACATCTTTCTTTCTACTGAATGAAAATTGCCCAGTTGTTTTTGCGCAACCATCTCGATTTCGTACTAATCTCTGGCACCGGCGTAGTACTTTTTACGTTAATTGCCCTGTTTGGCGACATTTCCACGTTAGACTCAAATAATCGACAAACTCAAAAGgtcttgaaagattcaatgAAAGCATTAGATAAAGAACAGAAGGAACAGCAGCAAGTAATCCACGGTTCTCCTCACGCGCCGTTGTCATACAGAACGTGTGCCTATTTTTCATATTGGTCTGTTTACGAACCTCGTAATTTTACTCCCTCCGATCTCCCAATTAGTCAACTGACAAACGTGTTTTATGCTTTCTTCGACATCGACTGTGA
This is a stretch of genomic DNA from Komagataella phaffii GS115 chromosome 3, complete sequence. It encodes these proteins:
- a CDS encoding Profilin, actin-and phosphatidylinositol 4,5-bisphosphate-binding protein, involved in cytoskeleton; its protein translation is MSWNAYTDNLIATNKLDRAAIYSAAGDSQWATTNDLTLLPNEIQELVAGFKDPSGLQATGLHIKGQKYFLLKNDERSIYGRHETEGIIAVKTKQAILIAHYPPGVEAGEATLIVEKLADYLISVGY